One genomic region from Plasmodium chabaudi chabaudi strain AS genome assembly, chromosome: 7 encodes:
- a CDS encoding Fe-S cluster assembly protein DRE2, putative: protein MINFSNTLIILNNDVPCELLKKKYSELLIPTIGILDFKKKKIYKKYNNIFLYSYQNYSFLFDLNDNILLKIQKYLNKNGILGINLYLNDKSNNDSEANRKDHSKIEDIDKILKKLRKECLYNGYINISAEQTMSENGTVINVKAENPDFNKSDDDNNLVSSDDEINEKCEDKKKAVNRVCDNCTCGKKEKAMNLEKIQINSNEVEYNTENVVSSCGNCYLGDAFRCGSCPYKGLPAFQPGENVKLNLNNDQN, encoded by the exons atgataaactTTTCAAAtacattaataattttaaataatgatgtaCCATGTGAATTATTGAAGAAAAAGTATTCAGAGTTATTGATACCCACAATAGGTATATTAGATttcaaaaagaaaaaaatatataaaaaatataataacatatttttatatagctACCAgaattattcatttttattcgaTTTGAACGATAACATTTTactaaaaattcaaaaatatttaaataaaaatggaatattGGGTATTAACTTGTATCTAAATGATAAGAGCAATAATGATAGTGAGGCTAATAGAAAAGACCATTCCAAAATTGAAGATATTgacaaaattttaaaaaaacttaGAAAAgaatgtttatataatggttatattaatatttcagCTGAACAAACAATGAGTGAAAATGGGACAGTAATAAAT GTAAAAGCTGAAAATCCTGATTTCAACAAAAGCGATGATGACAATAATTTAGTTTCTAGtgatgatgaaataaatgaaaaatgtgaagataaaaaaaaagctgTAAATAGGGTTTGTGATAATTGTACATGTGGAAAAAAAGAGAAGGCAATGAATTTGGAAAAAATCCAAATAAATAGCAATGAGGTGGAATATAATACTGAAAATGTGGTTTCGTCCTGTGGAAAT TGCTACTTAGGTGATGCCTTTAGGTGTGGATCATGTCCTTACAAag GTCTTCCCGCATTTCAGCCAGGAGAGAATGTGAAACTTAATTTGAAT aaTGACCAGAACTGA
- a CDS encoding nucleoside transporter 2, putative: protein MNDVSKSEHGEISTDKSPIEKEANIKEISNEVEDDNIKKNEIEESNLFANVTLCLMGISSVLLYNCVLNTTPHIHELLNKDIIVSFTFFIYFLVLVLVSLFISLFVEVKTRIYDACFILSFILQLLYPFVVKYCYKNMLLFYLLIVVIGATCSLMKTMIFSFATIAVNSSKVVCLSYGVTGIYSFTVTTIFFYFVIRIDKDINKLFTSVFITSSINCTLILVSFICYTMLKRTESFKKKIQIYQEQKKIKISQQMIAQSHTNDNNTPSPNDPKNSFSINVNAETNGNATSTQMDTLNSKENNNNDTTDIQEDNQNKSRLRRLIYLINIKKKEYMEQGSTQIFLFKKAFIFLFCTFYNIFLKILVFPVVCPEMWTKQVDERYILIGMVQIADCVSRIFPTCAEYYPKLRIFLLPQKKVLIFSLARTILSILCLIVPLNKIGFFDNFIFKCVLIFSNIYLNGWFVVLSFINISDVLKPFNSLRNVATVSALGSSFLRIGLLTGYLFSTKYKRYVNGS, encoded by the coding sequence ATGAATGATGTTTCAAAAAGCGAACATGGGGAAATTTCCACGGACAAATCTCCAATTGAAAAAGAAGCAAacataaaagaaataagcAACGAAGTTGaagatgataatataaagaaaaatgaaattgaaGAAAGTAATTTATTTGCAAACGTAACTTTATGTTTAATGGGAATATCATCTGtgcttttatataattgtgTCTTAAATACAACACCCCATATAcatgaattattaaataaagatataatagtttctttcacattttttatatattttcttgtTTTAGTTTTagtttcattatttatttctttatttgtcGAAGTTAAAACGCGTATATATGATGCATGCTTTATTTtgtcatttattttacaattattatatccatttgttgttaaatattgttataaaaatatgcttttattttatttgcttATAGTGGTAATTGGTGCAACATGCTCTTTGATGAAAACTAtgattttttcttttgctACTATTGCGGTTAATAGTTCTAAGGTTGTTTGTTTATCTTATGGAGTAACGGGGATATATTCTTTCACTGTtacaacaatttttttctattttgtAATACGAATagataaagatataaacaaattatttacCTCCGTATTTATTACATCATCTATTAATTGTACGTTAATACttgtttcttttatttgctACACTATGCTAAAAAGAACAGAAtcattcaaaaaaaaaattcaaatttatcaagaacaaaaaaaaataaaaatatcccAACAAATGATTGCACAATCACATACTAACGACAATAATACGCCATCTCCAAACGATCCTAAAAATTCTTTTTCTATCAATGTAAATGCTGAAACAAATGGAAACGCAACTTCAACCCAAATGGACACCTTGAActcaaaagaaaataacaataatgaCACAACAGATATACAAGAAGATAATCAAAACAAAAGTAGACTACGCCGATTAAtctatttaataaatattaaaaaaaaagaatatatggAACAAGGAAGCactcaaatatttttatttaaaaaagcatttatatttttattttgcactttttataatatatttttaaaaattttagttTTCCCAGTTGTTTGTCCAGAAATGTGGACTAAACAAGTTGATgaaagatatatattaataggGATGGTACAAATAGCAGATTGTGTAAGTAGAATATTTCCTACATGTGCAGAATATTATCCAAAACTTAGAATATTTCTACTaccacaaaaaaaagtattaatattttccttAGCAAGAACTATTTTATCAATACTATGCCTAATAGTACCTTTGAACAAAATTGggttttttgataattttatttttaaatgcgtccttattttttcaaatatatatttaaatggaTGGTTTGttgttttatcatttattaacatttcAGACGTATTGAAACCATTTAATTCATTGCGAAATGTTGCAACAGTTAGTGCACTAGGATCTTCCTTTTTAAGGATTGGTCTTTTGACTGGTTATCTTTTTtctacaaaatataaacgtTATGTTAATGGTtcataa
- a CDS encoding GTP-binding protein Obg2, putative: MLFINLSKCAQKRITNVLQFSKGHQFNQIIKNKNFSSLNISQKWNFINNILVTKKLPFTTLQNTNDEIAKSKKKKKKITTKVKDAKEDSDDDVYANNECNYIDKDNKIFIHLKKKNKNQEQVEASQRNATEDQSVSNEAKRESYKIYDNNYYTNPILNNDQNIETNNFLKFSNLNIINSCFQKNDNTQVSKCVEDPDSQTSHYNVGDMEKYEIFSEDKQCEDIYIKDDSSSNPTEKGINDEMLKSEALMQILTHTDDHIMLRNEKRFCDFLWITAKSGKGGNPNYKKQRSRKLKGEGYGGHGGNVILKSKKSIYDLIKIEQKIKANDGEDFKENSRGKDGKDKIIFVPVGTIVRKRIYCQKKNQNNRKIYKSVFWYQFLNENEELLVARGGKGGISYSLFKKHDFRLPELSEKILLELELRLMNDVAFIGIENSGKTSLCSSLSKYYGNINSDIYTTTIPHVSNINYIDGVEITLLDTPYLFYNAHKDKARGKRILRHLYRSKLIIYVIDVSNDKLKNVDDQNIEDYYLASLKNENNPNKHNKIDPPSIDDENLKEYYNDTIKQIKMLRNELFLFNPDYLKKKELVVATKCDMLHKNTLLNLDSMYIRLKHIFPDIEVIGTSAKFGLGIKLLSRKIRELIYPQYILQNNKLYSKNIEDYVIPTSDHIKEGRKKLQNYDLPENIKHIYDHNYLENFDYFLKKNKKNSQSNHLIITQSDQKKDVSS, from the coding sequence AtgctttttataaatttatcaaaatgtGCTCAAAAAAGGATAACCAATGTTTTACAATTTTCCAAAGGGCATCAGTTTAATcaaatcataaaaaataaaaacttttCAAGTTTAAACATTTCTCAAAAAtggaattttataaataatatattagtCACGAAAAAATTACCATTCACTACGCTCCAAAATACCAATGATGAAATAgctaaatcaaaaaaaaaaaaaaaaaaaatcactACCAAAGTAAAGGATGCCAAAGAAGATAGTGATGATGATGTATATGCCAACAATGAGTGTAATTATATTGACAAggataacaaaatatttatacatctcaaaaaaaaaaacaaaaatcaAGAACAAGTAGAAGCTAGCCAGAGGAATGCTACCGAAGATCAAAGTGTAAGCAATGAAGCAAAAAGGgaatcatataaaatatatgacaaCAATTATTATACCAATCCAATATTGAATAATGATCAAAATATTGAAACAAATAACTTTTTGAAATTctcaaatttaaatattattaattcttgttttcaaaaaaatgacaACACACAAGTTTCAAAATGTGTAGAAGACCCAGATAGCCAAACTAGCCATTACAATGTTGGTGATATGGAAAAATACGAAATTTTTTCTGAAGATAAACAATGTGaagatatttatatcaaagACGATTCATCAAGTAACCCGACAGAAAAGGGAATAAACGATGAAATGTTAAAAAGCGAAGCATTAATGCAAATTTTGACTCATACAGATGATCATATTATGCTTCGAAATGAAAAACGATTTTGCGATTTTTTGTGGATTACAGCAAAATCAGGAAAAGGTGGTAAcccaaattataaaaaacaaagaagtagaaaattaaaagggGAAGGATATGGTGGACATGGAGGTAatgttatattaaaaagcaaaaaaagtatttatgatttaataaaaatcgaacaaaaaataaaagcaaaTGATGGAGAAgattttaaagaaaatagtCGAGGAAAAGACGGGAAggataaaattatttttgttccTGTAGGTACTATAGTaagaaaaagaatttattgtcaaaaaaaaaatcaaaataatagaaaaatatataaaagtgTTTTTTGGtatcaatttttaaatgaaaatgaagaattaTTAGTAGCGAGAGGAGGAAAAGGAGGTATCTCTTATtcactttttaaaaaacatgaCTTTAGATTACCTGAACTtagtgaaaaaatattattagaaTTAGAATTACGATTAATGAATGATGTAGCTTTTATTGGAATTGAAAATAGTGGGAAGACATCTCTTTGTAGTAGTTTAAGTAAATATTATGGAAATATTAATagtgatatatatacaactaCTATACCACATGTTTccaatattaattatattgatGGAGTTGAAATTACATTATTAGATAcaccatatttattttataatgcCCATAAAGATAAAGCAAGAGGGAAACGCATTCTCAGACATCTCTATAGAAGCAAactaattatatatgttatagATGTTTCAAATGATAAGCTAAAAAATGTTGATGACCAAAATATTGAAGACTATTATTTGGCGAGCCTAAAAAATGAGAACAACCCAAATAAGCATAACAAAATAGATCCACCTTCCATagatgatgaaaatttaaaagaatattaCAATGAtacaataaaacaaataaaaatgcttcgaaatgaattatttctatttaatcctgattatttaaaaaaaaaagaattagtAGTAGCAACAAAATGTGATAtgttacataaaaatactttACTTAATTTAGATTCGATGTATATCCgtttaaaacatatttttccaGATATTGAAGTAATTGGAACATCAGCAAAATTTGGATTAGGTATTAAACTGTTAAGTAGAAAAATAAGAGAGTTAATATATCCACAATATATtctacaaaataataaattatattctaaaaatattgaagaTTATGTTATTCCAACATCTGATCATATTAAAGaaggaagaaaaaaattacaaaattatgaCCTCcctgaaaatattaaacatatatatgatcataattatttggaaaattttgattattttttaaaaaaaaataaaaagaattcTCAATCTAATCATCTTATTATTACACAATCGgatcaaaaaaaagatgtATCATCATAA